The following are from one region of the Paenibacillus sp. KS-LC4 genome:
- a CDS encoding Xaa-Pro peptidase family protein, whose translation MLFNTKRLLSKMKEHNLSAIVAATKENINYFTGFEPVVKTLNPYFGQCFAVMTSCFPDKVHVVHSVGEIDQILDARSPIGHVVTYGTFYREYTAGAPLTEEEQRLNALSNNDNGNSNAEEGLIALLNKLNLANERVGIDEDGMRGSRLSLIKGRLPHVEFVESSAVIRSVRAVKTSFEIEALAHSSICIEKAIKTVIDQLYEGINEQEIVKIFACSIAEQGAIATLPMIKVGRHAVGGQRRPSADNRLMAGDILWFDCDIVCNGYWADIARVFAYKELKAEYLKYNALHKGQQEAIKRVKPGMKGKDVFHLTMNAVHEAGFESYRRHHVGHGIGLEPYELPILSPASEDVIEEGMVLSIETPYYEFGLGALHVEDPIVVLQSGNKVLTKGDSLIKIVG comes from the coding sequence ATGCTGTTTAATACGAAGCGCTTATTATCAAAAATGAAAGAACATAATCTGTCGGCCATTGTTGCGGCTACGAAAGAAAATATTAACTATTTTACTGGATTTGAGCCTGTAGTCAAAACGTTGAATCCTTATTTTGGACAATGCTTTGCCGTCATGACAAGCTGTTTTCCCGATAAGGTTCATGTGGTGCATTCCGTAGGAGAAATTGATCAGATTTTGGATGCCCGCTCGCCAATTGGCCATGTCGTAACCTATGGAACCTTTTATCGGGAGTATACAGCAGGCGCCCCCTTAACGGAAGAAGAGCAGCGTTTGAACGCTTTATCAAATAATGATAATGGAAATTCAAATGCCGAGGAAGGTCTTATTGCGTTATTAAACAAGCTTAATCTCGCTAATGAACGAGTGGGCATAGATGAGGATGGCATGAGAGGGAGCCGCTTATCATTGATTAAAGGCAGGCTCCCGCATGTTGAGTTTGTTGAAAGCTCGGCGGTTATTCGCAGTGTTAGGGCGGTCAAAACAAGCTTTGAAATCGAGGCGCTTGCTCATTCCTCCATTTGTATTGAGAAGGCGATAAAAACCGTTATAGATCAGTTATATGAGGGCATAAACGAACAGGAGATTGTCAAAATTTTCGCTTGTTCCATTGCCGAGCAGGGCGCCATAGCTACGTTGCCGATGATTAAAGTGGGCAGACATGCGGTTGGCGGCCAAAGAAGGCCTAGTGCTGATAACCGTTTAATGGCAGGGGATATTCTATGGTTTGATTGCGACATTGTATGTAATGGTTATTGGGCAGATATTGCCAGAGTTTTCGCCTACAAGGAGCTTAAAGCCGAATACTTGAAATATAATGCGCTGCATAAAGGCCAACAAGAGGCGATAAAAAGGGTTAAGCCAGGCATGAAGGGCAAGGATGTGTTCCATTTAACGATGAATGCCGTTCATGAAGCAGGCTTTGAAAGCTATAGAAGGCATCATGTTGGACATGGCATTGGTTTAGAGCCTTATGAACTGCCTATTTTATCTCCGGCGAGCGAAGATGTGATTGAAGAAGGAATGGTCCTTTCCATAGAGACCCCGTATTATGAATTTGGTCTTGGGGCCTTGCATGTAGAAGATCCTATCGTTGTTTTGCAGAGCGGCAATAAAGTACTGACTAAGGGCGATAGCTTAATTAAAATTGTGGGGTGA
- a CDS encoding NUDIX domain-containing protein, whose translation MTMISCACLVKQDNNKLLLVRVRDNELWYLPGGKIEPGEDPREALVRELKEELNIDVQRDSIQHLRTVVGPAYKENANVELICYTAAWAGDIVPCSEISEVDWIDASNYSLLAPAVIKLVEQLKFE comes from the coding sequence ATGACAATGATTAGCTGTGCCTGCCTTGTAAAACAGGACAACAATAAGCTGCTTTTGGTTAGGGTTAGAGACAATGAGCTGTGGTATTTGCCGGGAGGGAAAATAGAGCCAGGCGAGGACCCGCGAGAAGCTTTAGTAAGGGAATTAAAAGAAGAGCTGAACATAGACGTTCAGAGGGATAGCATTCAACATTTGAGAACGGTAGTAGGGCCGGCTTATAAAGAGAATGCCAACGTTGAATTAATCTGTTATACGGCAGCATGGGCCGGAGATATTGTGCCGTGTTCCGAAATTAGCGAAGTGGATTGGATAGATGCAAGTAATTATAGCTTGCTCGCCCCTGCCGTTATTAAGCTAGTTGAGCAATTGAAATTCGAATAA
- a CDS encoding 4-hydroxyphenylacetate 3-hydroxylase N-terminal domain-containing protein: MKGRNSVYLNGVQVDVATSPAFSGAIECMEKYYDLQEAQSDIHCFKDGNHNAAMSLLVPSTVEDLQRKRASYKAVADISFGMLGRTPDFINAALATLYAHSKQLGSNSYANFSENMRAYYQYVKEHNLFIGHGAINPQIDRSLPLGSQANEYAAVRIVSHDQKGIVVTGAKMIVTLAPIADELLIFNMPGLKPGDEDYAVSFALPVDYAGVKVICRKPMVKPVYHSFDHPLANAFDEIDAYLILNKVFIPWEKVFVFRDVEKSNLFYDKTFARNHTGHQGIVRGLSKAELLTGISIQLAKMLKLDGFINVQEKLGELTSSVELVKASIAWSEADATLSEEGVMTPSISAIQAIRYHFPKMYETMVKTLQSLAAGSMLSTPHYQDFLNSDLSDLASSLTTGETDALSRTKLLNLAWDASGDGFGQRQLVYEFFHAGDPMRIAAGHFLNYDTRNMINMVDRVLLHDND; encoded by the coding sequence ATGAAAGGCAGAAATTCTGTTTATTTAAACGGAGTTCAGGTTGACGTAGCGACTAGCCCGGCATTTTCAGGAGCCATTGAATGTATGGAGAAGTACTATGATTTGCAGGAAGCTCAATCGGATATTCATTGTTTTAAAGATGGCAATCACAATGCCGCTATGAGTTTGCTAGTCCCTTCAACAGTCGAGGATTTGCAGCGGAAAAGAGCATCCTATAAGGCGGTAGCAGATATTTCTTTCGGTATGCTGGGCAGAACGCCAGATTTTATTAATGCCGCTTTAGCTACGTTATATGCTCATTCCAAGCAGTTAGGCAGCAATAGCTACGCTAATTTCTCTGAAAATATGAGAGCTTACTATCAATATGTGAAAGAGCATAACTTATTTATAGGCCACGGAGCCATTAATCCGCAAATTGACCGATCTTTGCCTCTAGGCTCCCAAGCTAATGAATATGCAGCAGTAAGAATCGTAAGCCATGATCAAAAAGGAATCGTTGTTACAGGTGCCAAAATGATTGTAACATTGGCGCCAATTGCAGATGAATTGCTTATTTTTAATATGCCAGGATTAAAGCCGGGTGACGAGGATTACGCGGTTTCTTTTGCTTTGCCTGTCGATTATGCAGGCGTGAAAGTGATTTGCAGAAAACCGATGGTGAAGCCCGTGTATCATTCATTTGATCATCCCTTAGCGAATGCTTTTGATGAAATTGATGCTTATTTGATTTTAAATAAAGTTTTTATTCCATGGGAAAAGGTATTTGTATTCAGAGATGTTGAAAAATCGAATTTGTTCTATGATAAAACCTTTGCTCGAAATCACACGGGGCATCAGGGTATTGTAAGAGGATTATCTAAAGCGGAGCTACTCACAGGCATTTCCATTCAACTGGCGAAAATGCTGAAGCTCGATGGATTTATAAATGTTCAAGAAAAATTAGGAGAACTGACCTCGAGTGTCGAGCTTGTAAAGGCGAGTATTGCATGGAGTGAGGCAGATGCAACGTTAAGCGAAGAAGGGGTTATGACCCCAAGCATTAGCGCTATTCAAGCGATTCGATATCATTTTCCGAAAATGTATGAAACGATGGTTAAAACGCTGCAATCGCTTGCCGCAGGCTCCATGCTGTCCACCCCGCATTATCAGGATTTTCTTAATTCGGATTTAAGCGACTTGGCAAGCTCTCTTACTACAGGTGAAACGGATGCTTTATCCCGCACAAAGTTATTGAATCTTGCTTGGGATGCGTCGGGCGATGGCTTTGGCCAAAGACAGTTAGTGTATGAATTTTTTCATGCTGGAGATCCGATGAGAATTGCCGCTGGACATTTTTTGAATTATGATACACGCAATATGATAAATATGGTAGATAGGGTGTTGCTGCATGACAATGATTAG
- a CDS encoding glycoside hydrolase family 15 protein, whose translation MPRHLVIGNGKLLVNLDQTCYIRDIYYPYVGQLNHVGGHYCRFGIWIGGVFSWLDEPEWNIELGYIDDSLVTNIIARHEGLGVELQINDGIHQRECIYIKRVVVRNLRNDAREARLFFHQDLMIDGSEVGDTAAYYPENNTLFHYKRSNYFMFSGSSDEGGLTQYSTGIKRFHSAEGTWRDAEDGVLMGNTIAQGSVDSTIGLSANVPGGGDKTFYYWMSIGKNLEEVKELNQYVLDNSPEKLLSRVVIYWNHWLRRAESDLGDLNESISRMFRHSLLIVRTQVDERGAILAANDTDILQYNRDHYSYMWPRDGALIAESMSLAGYQSVIAPFFNFCAAALAPDGYLYHKYNPDGTVGSSWHPYIVQGSQRLPIQEDETALVLFALWQDYMRNQVIELPQSLYSNLIRKAATFLSSYIEPELSLPKPSYDLWEERYGIWTYTVASVYGGLMAAAFFTELFGDYERSDHYRNTAQTIKHGMLTQLWDEESGRFARGLIQKDNGWVKDMTLESSVFGIWEFGVLPVDDDKVVRTMSAIRDGLKIQTDVGGHARYTNDYYFQQTGDIDKIPGNPWIICTLWVANYQIASAQKLGDLEGPKQTLQWVVDHALSSGLLAEQLNPFDGSPLSVAPLTWSHATFIQSVSKYAEKYKQLKS comes from the coding sequence ATGCCCCGTCACCTTGTAATTGGCAATGGCAAGCTGCTAGTGAATTTGGATCAAACCTGCTACATTCGAGATATTTATTATCCTTATGTGGGACAGCTCAATCATGTGGGCGGCCACTATTGCCGCTTTGGCATTTGGATTGGCGGCGTCTTCTCCTGGCTAGATGAACCTGAGTGGAACATCGAGCTTGGTTATATTGACGATTCGCTCGTTACGAATATTATAGCAAGGCACGAGGGGCTTGGCGTTGAACTGCAAATAAATGACGGCATTCATCAGCGCGAATGCATTTATATTAAACGGGTTGTCGTACGTAATTTACGAAATGATGCCCGCGAGGCAAGACTGTTTTTTCATCAGGATTTGATGATCGACGGCTCGGAGGTTGGCGATACAGCTGCTTATTACCCAGAAAATAATACGCTGTTTCATTACAAGCGCTCGAATTATTTTATGTTCAGCGGCTCGAGCGATGAAGGCGGCTTAACGCAGTATTCGACGGGCATCAAGCGGTTCCACTCTGCGGAGGGTACCTGGCGTGATGCAGAGGATGGCGTGCTGATGGGAAATACGATTGCCCAAGGCTCCGTGGACAGCACGATTGGCCTTAGCGCCAATGTGCCGGGGGGCGGCGATAAAACCTTTTATTATTGGATGTCAATTGGTAAAAACCTGGAGGAGGTCAAGGAGCTTAATCAATACGTCCTTGATAATAGTCCAGAAAAGCTGCTTAGCCGTGTCGTTATTTATTGGAATCATTGGCTGAGAAGAGCGGAGAGCGATCTGGGCGATTTAAATGAGAGCATCAGCCGGATGTTCCGTCACAGCCTGCTCATAGTCCGCACACAGGTGGATGAGCGCGGCGCGATATTGGCAGCTAATGACACCGATATTTTGCAATACAATCGTGACCATTATAGCTATATGTGGCCGCGTGATGGCGCATTGATTGCCGAATCGATGTCGCTTGCTGGATACCAGAGCGTAATCGCCCCATTTTTCAACTTTTGCGCAGCAGCGCTTGCACCAGACGGCTATTTGTATCACAAATACAATCCGGACGGAACGGTTGGCTCCAGCTGGCATCCCTACATCGTGCAGGGCAGCCAAAGGCTTCCGATTCAGGAAGACGAGACAGCGCTCGTCCTGTTCGCACTATGGCAGGATTATATGCGGAATCAAGTCATTGAGCTGCCTCAGTCCTTATACAGCAACTTAATTCGCAAGGCGGCTACGTTCCTCAGCAGCTATATAGAGCCTGAGCTATCTTTGCCCAAGCCAAGCTATGACCTATGGGAGGAGCGCTATGGAATCTGGACCTATACCGTCGCTTCTGTATATGGCGGCTTAATGGCAGCAGCCTTCTTCACCGAGCTGTTCGGGGATTATGAGCGCAGCGACCATTATCGCAATACAGCCCAGACGATCAAGCATGGTATGCTGACACAGCTGTGGGATGAGGAAAGCGGACGGTTTGCGCGCGGTCTCATTCAGAAGGACAATGGTTGGGTGAAGGATATGACGCTGGAGAGCAGCGTATTCGGCATTTGGGAGTTTGGCGTGCTGCCAGTCGATGATGATAAAGTCGTCCGGACGATGAGTGCGATTAGGGACGGTCTAAAAATCCAGACCGATGTTGGCGGACATGCGCGGTATACAAACGATTATTATTTCCAGCAAACCGGCGACATTGACAAAATTCCGGGCAATCCATGGATTATTTGTACGCTGTGGGTCGCCAATTACCAAATTGCTTCTGCACAGAAGCTGGGCGATCTGGAGGGACCGAAGCAGACGCTGCAATGGGTCGTAGACCATGCATTATCCAGTGGACTGCTGGCGGAGCAGCTCAATCCGTTTGACGGCAGCCCGCTCTCGGTCGCACCGCTCACTTGGTCGCATGCGACATTCATTCAGAGCGTAAGCAAATATGCAGAGAAATATAAGCAGCTCAAGAGCTAA
- the glgA gene encoding glycogen synthase GlgA, whose product MNILFATSEAAPLAKTGGLGDVAGALPKALVKRQIRTSVILPKYEDIPVQYLEYFEQIASFNVSFSWRNQYCGLFRGEIAGVCYYLIDNEFYFKRKGLYGYGDDPERFVFFSFAVLAALSFVDVLPDVIHCHDWQTALIPFLLKTKYAAEWADIRTVFTIHNLKYQGVLGIKQLQDLTGADDEAFGPEGLEFHGAASCLKGGLVYADKLTTVSHTYAEEIKGSEHGERLEELLRHREGDLLGIVNGIDDESYDPMKDSLLHTPYRNSIGRKRKNKLHLQQELGLPESEEIPLIGMVNRLVEQKGLDLITAKLEELLQQDIQFVILGSGERHYEQLLQHYAQRYPDKMAVRLGYDERLARRIYAGADIYLLPSRFEPCGISQLIALRYRAVPIVRETGGLKDTVQSYDEYTGEGNGFSFIGYNADEYWSTVSRALRLYRHPEDWKQIIDNVSKENYSWNRSAKAYVAVYHQLLLQREENKQCPVTL is encoded by the coding sequence ATGAATATTTTGTTTGCAACTTCGGAGGCCGCGCCACTCGCAAAAACCGGCGGCTTGGGCGACGTTGCAGGCGCTCTTCCCAAAGCATTGGTTAAACGTCAAATTCGCACAAGCGTTATTTTACCAAAATATGAGGACATTCCAGTACAATATTTGGAATATTTCGAACAAATTGCATCCTTCAATGTATCCTTTAGCTGGCGCAACCAATACTGCGGGCTATTCCGTGGAGAAATTGCTGGCGTTTGCTATTATTTGATCGATAACGAGTTTTATTTTAAGCGCAAAGGATTATATGGGTACGGAGATGATCCCGAGCGCTTTGTGTTTTTTAGCTTTGCAGTGCTGGCTGCACTCAGCTTTGTTGATGTGCTTCCTGATGTCATCCATTGCCATGATTGGCAAACCGCGCTCATTCCGTTTCTGCTAAAGACGAAATACGCGGCAGAATGGGCGGATATCCGCACCGTTTTTACGATCCATAACCTGAAATATCAGGGCGTACTAGGCATTAAGCAGCTTCAGGATTTAACGGGTGCGGATGATGAGGCTTTTGGCCCAGAGGGGCTGGAGTTTCATGGCGCAGCCAGCTGTTTGAAGGGCGGCCTCGTGTACGCAGACAAGCTGACGACAGTCAGCCATACTTATGCGGAAGAAATCAAGGGCAGTGAACATGGCGAGCGTCTGGAAGAGCTGCTGCGGCATCGTGAAGGCGATCTTCTGGGCATTGTAAACGGCATTGATGATGAGTCCTATGATCCAATGAAGGATTCCTTGCTGCATACGCCATATCGTAATTCCATTGGCCGAAAAAGGAAAAACAAGCTCCATTTGCAGCAGGAGCTTGGATTGCCGGAATCGGAGGAAATTCCGCTCATTGGCATGGTTAACCGGCTCGTAGAGCAGAAAGGGCTGGATCTCATCACGGCCAAGCTTGAGGAGCTGCTTCAGCAAGATATCCAGTTCGTTATTCTTGGTTCGGGCGAGCGGCATTATGAGCAGCTGCTGCAGCATTATGCACAGCGTTACCCTGACAAAATGGCGGTAAGGCTTGGCTATGATGAGAGGCTTGCCCGCCGCATCTACGCAGGAGCTGATATATATTTGCTGCCTTCACGCTTCGAGCCTTGCGGAATCAGCCAGCTCATTGCGCTGCGCTACCGCGCTGTCCCGATCGTTAGAGAGACCGGGGGGTTAAAGGATACCGTCCAGTCTTATGATGAATATACTGGAGAAGGAAATGGCTTCAGTTTTATAGGCTATAATGCCGATGAATATTGGAGTACGGTTAGCAGAGCGCTTCGCCTATACCGGCATCCAGAGGACTGGAAACAAATAATAGACAATGTCTCCAAGGAGAACTATAGCTGGAATCGCTCCGCCAAAGCCTATGTAGCCGTATATCATCAACTTTTGTTACAGCGAGAGGAGAACAAACAATGCCCCGTCACCTTGTAA
- the glgD gene encoding glucose-1-phosphate adenylyltransferase subunit GlgD, translating into MSNRIMGVINLIHETDELEHLTQSRCLATVPFGARYRLIDFILSSMVNSGISKVAVFAHTKYRSLMDHLGSGKYWDLNNRQSGLFILPPATDDLQEISRGDLYHFYQNRDYFNRSTAEYVVITRSHMVCNIDFNPIIEEHEARGADITIVCKKQHDLPGKARKVEMSSDGRITSIQENYGRMLSDISSMEMYVMKKELLMELVETSLAQGQDHLVRHAIFSRLNKLRVYGHVYDGYLGVVNTLESYFTNSMNLLCPEVWKELFFQPGTIFTKVKDEPPARYLESSKVNNSLIANGCRIEGTVENSVLFRGVHIGKGAIIRNSIIMQNGIIGENSLIQHSILDKDVRVDCNRDIRGAEKLPFLAGKRKTI; encoded by the coding sequence ATGAGCAACCGGATAATGGGCGTTATCAATTTAATCCACGAGACGGATGAGTTGGAGCATTTGACGCAGAGCCGCTGCCTTGCAACCGTGCCGTTTGGAGCGCGCTACAGGCTCATAGATTTTATTTTGTCCAGCATGGTGAATTCTGGCATTAGCAAGGTAGCGGTGTTTGCGCATACGAAATATCGCTCGCTAATGGACCATCTTGGATCAGGTAAATATTGGGATTTGAATAATCGCCAGAGCGGCTTGTTTATTTTGCCGCCGGCTACGGATGATTTACAGGAAATTAGCCGTGGCGATTTATACCATTTCTATCAAAATCGCGATTATTTCAACCGATCAACGGCCGAGTATGTTGTCATTACGCGCAGCCATATGGTTTGCAACATTGATTTTAATCCGATTATTGAAGAACATGAGGCACGCGGGGCGGATATTACAATCGTATGCAAGAAGCAGCATGATCTGCCTGGCAAGGCGCGCAAAGTCGAGATGAGCAGCGATGGTCGAATTACATCCATTCAGGAAAACTATGGGCGAATGCTAAGCGATATTTCCTCAATGGAAATGTACGTGATGAAGAAGGAGCTGCTCATGGAGCTCGTAGAAACCTCGCTCGCTCAGGGGCAGGATCATCTCGTACGCCATGCGATTTTCTCTCGTTTGAACAAGCTGCGGGTTTATGGACATGTATACGATGGCTATTTGGGCGTAGTCAATACGCTTGAAAGCTATTTTACCAATAGCATGAATTTGCTCTGTCCTGAAGTATGGAAGGAGCTGTTTTTTCAGCCTGGCACGATCTTTACGAAGGTCAAGGATGAACCGCCTGCACGATATTTAGAATCCTCCAAGGTTAATAATTCATTGATCGCCAATGGCTGCCGCATTGAAGGAACCGTGGAAAACAGTGTTTTGTTCCGGGGTGTCCATATTGGCAAAGGGGCAATTATACGCAATAGCATCATTATGCAAAATGGCATTATTGGTGAAAATAGCCTGATTCAGCATAGTATTTTGGATAAGGATGTACGAGTCGATTGCAACCGGGATATAAGAGGTGCAGAGAAGCTGCCCTTTCTGGCGGGCAAGCGCAAGACGATCTAA
- a CDS encoding glucose-1-phosphate adenylyltransferase, whose amino-acid sequence MARKEMLAMLLAGGEGKRLGVLTKDLAKPAVYFGGKYRIIDFTLSNCTHSGIDTVGVLTQYQPFELNRYLGIGTPWGLDRSDGGMAILPPHVKQKGGVWYKGTANAIYQNMEFIERYNPSYVLVISGDHIYTMDYDLMLQHHKRCGADVTIAGIEVDWKEASRFGVMHVDDEDRITAFEEKPAKPTSNIASMGVYIFTWSVLQKYLIYDEANRHSSNDFGKDIIPAMMRDGLNVSAYSFRGYWKDVGTIESLWEANMDLLAEEPSLDLSNKDWRIYSVNPNRPAQYVAAGAEVISSMVTEGCVLEGKVDRSVLFYGVQMEKDSEVSESVIMPNVRIGEGARVYRAIIGEGAVIEDGVQIGDPEDDAITVVAVGQFVANDHVLLEVEPS is encoded by the coding sequence ATGGCTCGTAAAGAAATGTTGGCAATGCTGCTTGCAGGGGGTGAAGGAAAACGTCTTGGAGTACTGACGAAGGATTTGGCCAAGCCTGCCGTTTATTTTGGCGGGAAATATCGGATTATTGATTTTACATTAAGCAATTGCACACATTCAGGTATCGATACAGTAGGTGTACTGACGCAGTATCAGCCGTTTGAGCTCAATCGTTATTTGGGCATTGGAACGCCTTGGGGACTGGATCGCAGCGATGGAGGCATGGCTATTCTTCCTCCGCATGTGAAGCAGAAGGGTGGCGTCTGGTACAAAGGCACAGCCAACGCGATTTATCAAAATATGGAGTTTATTGAGCGATATAATCCAAGCTATGTCTTGGTCATTTCCGGCGATCATATTTATACGATGGACTACGATCTGATGCTTCAGCATCATAAACGGTGCGGAGCGGATGTAACGATAGCAGGTATAGAAGTAGATTGGAAGGAAGCTAGCCGCTTTGGTGTCATGCATGTTGATGATGAAGACCGCATAACGGCATTTGAAGAAAAGCCTGCAAAGCCTACGAGCAATATCGCTTCGATGGGCGTGTACATTTTCACATGGTCGGTATTGCAAAAATATTTAATTTATGACGAGGCGAACCGCCATTCCAGCAATGATTTTGGCAAGGACATTATTCCGGCTATGATGCGGGATGGCCTCAACGTCAGCGCTTATTCGTTCCGAGGCTATTGGAAAGACGTCGGCACGATTGAAAGCCTGTGGGAGGCGAATATGGATTTGCTTGCAGAGGAGCCTTCGCTGGATTTATCGAATAAAGACTGGCGCATATACTCTGTCAACCCTAATCGACCGGCACAATACGTAGCGGCGGGCGCCGAGGTGATATCCTCTATGGTGACGGAGGGCTGCGTTTTGGAAGGGAAGGTAGATCGCTCTGTTCTCTTCTATGGCGTACAGATGGAGAAGGATAGCGAGGTTAGCGAGTCCGTCATTATGCCGAATGTGCGGATTGGCGAAGGGGCGCGCGTTTACCGAGCCATTATCGGTGAAGGTGCTGTAATCGAAGACGGCGTGCAAATTGGCGATCCGGAGGATGATGCGATTACCGTCGTAGCTGTCGGGCAGTTTGTTGCGAATGATCATGTATTGCTGGAGGTGGAGCCATCATGA
- a CDS encoding PAS domain-containing protein: protein MTVFERVFQMMDSPAAIIRSVKHYGFIMDANESFIRLTGLEYENLIDKPIGELIANWSLKHYKTSTKREGLLLSRKPGGTPVMIEHNNLSMLNEERQALSLIVLSDLSSHHWIEKQFETNTVLFSGILDANYQVQLLKDPFPSYLMADGHLNGESFLEIVAESEHLRLLHILEETRKFKKTNHITVKTAKMNGAELEVKITFTPIFDGFGRIKEYAFIVLDLQPINTHEYIDSSMRLKIWMAKRDISASQLAAATGISIQTISKLRNGKIIMPQRLTAELIASELKVDCLEIWQKIRK, encoded by the coding sequence TTGACGGTTTTTGAAAGAGTGTTTCAAATGATGGACAGCCCTGCTGCTATTATCCGATCTGTAAAGCATTATGGCTTCATCATGGATGCTAATGAATCTTTTATTCGTCTAACCGGTCTGGAATATGAAAATTTGATCGACAAGCCGATAGGCGAGCTGATTGCGAACTGGTCGCTCAAGCACTACAAGACCAGCACTAAGCGGGAAGGACTGCTTCTATCCCGCAAGCCCGGAGGAACGCCTGTCATGATCGAGCATAATAATTTAAGTATGCTTAATGAAGAGCGTCAGGCCTTGTCTCTCATTGTATTGAGTGATTTGAGCTCCCATCATTGGATTGAGAAGCAATTTGAGACCAATACAGTGTTGTTTAGCGGCATTCTTGATGCCAACTATCAGGTGCAATTATTGAAGGATCCCTTCCCAAGCTATTTGATGGCCGACGGGCATTTGAATGGAGAATCTTTTCTGGAAATCGTGGCTGAAAGCGAGCATCTTCGCCTGCTTCATATTTTGGAGGAAACACGGAAATTCAAGAAAACAAACCATATTACTGTAAAAACAGCCAAAATGAACGGCGCAGAGCTTGAAGTAAAAATAACGTTCACGCCCATTTTTGACGGATTTGGACGAATTAAGGAATACGCCTTTATCGTCCTTGATTTGCAGCCTATTAACACGCATGAGTATATTGATTCTAGCATGAGGCTAAAAATTTGGATGGCCAAGCGCGACATAAGCGCAAGCCAGCTCGCGGCTGCTACCGGCATTTCCATCCAGACGATATCCAAGCTTCGCAATGGAAAAATCATAATGCCTCAGCGGCTTACGGCTGAACTAATTGCCTCAGAGCTTAAGGTCGACTGTTTGGAAATTTGGCAAAAAATTCGCAAATAA